A window from Citrus sinensis cultivar Valencia sweet orange chromosome 3, DVS_A1.0, whole genome shotgun sequence encodes these proteins:
- the LOC102614215 gene encoding cathepsin B-like protease 2: MASSHLFLTTCLLILGVISSQTFAEGVVSKLKLDSHILQDSIIKEVNENPKAGWKAARNPQFSNYTVGQFKHLLGVKPTPKGLLLGVPVKTHDKSLKLPKSFDARSAWPQCSTISRILDQGHCGSCWAFGAVEALSDRFCIHFGMNLSLSVNDLLACCGFLCGDGCDGGYPISAWRYFVHHGVVTEECDPYFDSTGCSHPGCEPAYPTPKCVRKCVKKNQLWRNSKHYSISAYRINSDPEDIMAEIYKNGPVEVSFTVYEDFAHYKSGVYKHITGDVMGGHAVKLIGWGTSDDGEDYWILANQWNRSWGADGYFKIKRGSNECGIEEDVVAGLPSSKNLVKEITSADMFEDASA; this comes from the exons ATGGCTTCATCTCACCTCTTTCTTACTACATGTTTGTTAATTCTTGGCGTTATCTCCTCCCAG ACTTTTGCAGAGGGAGTGGTTTCCAAGCTCAAGCTTGATTCTCATATTCTCCAG GATTCAATCATCAAAGAAGTGAATGAGAACCCTAAGGCTGGATGGAAAGCTGCCAGAAATCCTCAATTTTCCAATTACACT GTTGGGCAATTTAAGCACCTTCTTGGAGTCAAGCCAACACCTAAAGGGCTGCTCTTGGGTGTCCCTGTTAAAACTCATGACAAATCCTTGAAGTTGCCTAAAAGCTTTGATGCAAGGTCCGCTTGGCCACAATGCAGCACCATTAGTAGGATCCTAG ATCAG GGCCATTGTGGTTCTTGTTGGGCTTTTGGTGCTGTTGAAGCGCTATCTGATCGTTTCTGCATCCATTTTGGCATG AACCTATCTCTATCAGTTAATGATCTTTTAGCCTGCTGTGGCTTTTTGTGTGGAGATGGTTGTGACGGGGGTTATCCAATTTCTGCATGGCGATACTTTGTCCACCATGGTGTTGTTACCGAAGAG TGTGATCCCTACTTTGATAGTACTGGCTGTTCCCACCCTGGTTGTGAGCCGGCATATCCTACTCCAAAGTGTGTGAGGAAGTGCGTCAAGAAAAACCAGCTTTGGAGGAATTCAAAGCACTACAGTATTAGTGCATATAGAATCAATTCTGATCCAGAGGACATAATGGCAGAAATTTACAAGAATGGACCAGTTGAAGTTTCCTTCACAGTTTATGAG GATTTTGCTCACTACAAATCTGGGGTCTACAAACACATCACAGGCGATGTAATGGGGGGTCATGCTGTTAAGCTTATTGGTTGGGGAACTAGTGATGATGGCGAGGATTACTGG ATTCTCGCTAATCAGTGGAATAGAAGCTGGGGTGCG GATGGTTACTTCAAGATTAAAAGAGGATCAAATGAGTGTGGTATTGAAGAGGATGTGGTTGCTGGTTTGCCTTCATCCAAAAATCTTGTCAAAGAGATTACAAGTGCAGATATGTTTGAGGATGCTTCAGCTTGA
- the LOC102613712 gene encoding GEM-like protein 2 isoform X2, which translates to MSSDNYNNNNPYLRLTPLPASGNRSWGEICEMLNRCGKRFEDATRKAECLADNVWHHLRISPRLSDAAMAKIAQGTKVFTEGGYEKVFQQEFHKLAGEKLLKAYACYISTSNGPVIGTLYISTQRMAFCSDYPLSHYSSSGQQEWVYFKVVVDLDQLRTVNPSANRWNPSEKYIHVVTRDGYEFWFMGFISYDKALKTLTEALRRFPDTSGGLVPV; encoded by the exons ATGAGTTCCGATAActataacaacaacaaccctTATCTTCGACTTACTCCTCTTCCTGCATCTGGCAACA gGTCATGGGGTGAAATATGTGAAATGTTGAACCGATGTGGAAAAAGATTTGAAGATGCCACCAGAAAAGCAGAGTGCCTTGCTGACAACGTCTGGCATCACC TGAGGATCAGTCCTAGGCTTAGTGATGCAGCAATGGCAAAGATTGCTCAAGGGACAAAAGTGTTTACAGAAGGAGGGTATGAGAAGGTATTCCAACAAGAATTTCATAAACTGGCCGGAGAGAAGCTCCTAAAGGCTTACGCTTGCTATATATCAACTTCCAATGGACCCGTGATTGGGACACTTTATATATCAACTCAAAGAATGGCCTTCTGCAGTGACTATCCCCTCTCTCATTATTCTTCCTCGGGGCAGCAGGAGTGGGTGTATTTCAAG GTGGTGGTGGATCTTGATCAGCTGAGAACAGTAAATCCTTCTGCAAATAGATGGAACCCTTCAGAAAAGTACATCCATGTCGTCACCAGGGATGGTTATGAATTTTGGTTCATGGGGTTTATATCCTATGACAAGGCGCTCAAGACTTTAACTGAGGCCTTGCGCCGTTTTCCCGACACTTCTGGAGGACTCGTACCAGTTTAA
- the LOC102613712 gene encoding GEM-like protein 2 isoform X1, whose product MSSDNYNNNNPYLRLTPLPASGNSGGSWGEICEMLNRCGKRFEDATRKAECLADNVWHHLRISPRLSDAAMAKIAQGTKVFTEGGYEKVFQQEFHKLAGEKLLKAYACYISTSNGPVIGTLYISTQRMAFCSDYPLSHYSSSGQQEWVYFKVVVDLDQLRTVNPSANRWNPSEKYIHVVTRDGYEFWFMGFISYDKALKTLTEALRRFPDTSGGLVPV is encoded by the exons ATGAGTTCCGATAActataacaacaacaaccctTATCTTCGACTTACTCCTCTTCCTGCATCTGGCAACAGTGggg gGTCATGGGGTGAAATATGTGAAATGTTGAACCGATGTGGAAAAAGATTTGAAGATGCCACCAGAAAAGCAGAGTGCCTTGCTGACAACGTCTGGCATCACC TGAGGATCAGTCCTAGGCTTAGTGATGCAGCAATGGCAAAGATTGCTCAAGGGACAAAAGTGTTTACAGAAGGAGGGTATGAGAAGGTATTCCAACAAGAATTTCATAAACTGGCCGGAGAGAAGCTCCTAAAGGCTTACGCTTGCTATATATCAACTTCCAATGGACCCGTGATTGGGACACTTTATATATCAACTCAAAGAATGGCCTTCTGCAGTGACTATCCCCTCTCTCATTATTCTTCCTCGGGGCAGCAGGAGTGGGTGTATTTCAAG GTGGTGGTGGATCTTGATCAGCTGAGAACAGTAAATCCTTCTGCAAATAGATGGAACCCTTCAGAAAAGTACATCCATGTCGTCACCAGGGATGGTTATGAATTTTGGTTCATGGGGTTTATATCCTATGACAAGGCGCTCAAGACTTTAACTGAGGCCTTGCGCCGTTTTCCCGACACTTCTGGAGGACTCGTACCAGTTTAA
- the LOC102612423 gene encoding uncharacterized protein LOC102612423: MLSCQILSSSSSTTHRLLTSRTLSSSTASALKVASSSLRLPELSIDEPFKSEYKSKPNKKDVIESNTKKLKKDVMPSNQDEDEDERISISRIQVPRQKHIRISKAELLDAIVSKMLHSQDDKDQFLLISSCLDSILHAEHKSILEEMRTDYCYTDSLNDEGLSSSETELVMDDNESKLDQVVANVENSDSPDSASDTINGNGGMNRFGDVEGQESELDKLLPFSYGLDLWNLLGSSVKNVKSYSDRESRLAVATRFQRAFMQLLHNAQFEELSAEDLKLTSALNSDYLLNLPIYVDWKRASESNAIIFRRGYATERQKGLLIVAKLDYLQSRLLQRIFFVISKPLGKVGKWISEALSKACQTEEVQEVVNRMKLWLEELSLFRQSYFSNEQTSDNLLGADQLSDGELPIWLAAQRAVSRYEGFLSPVGPRGRLLRKLLKWIGLAPSTPETPFQLETDSNASEPYSRPISLSRISLSDIWRPATGKYCGKDIWKMLKTSVSILLSQSILQEPAFQELILLYTDDVDEKETKDKDEVPSLRLKIYERIPIPDLPVIFPHKKLSFRIIDTVRLDVASILGLLAYFINYKFENISSSPSAIFLDVIAISALIIYVTRVALGYKQTWDRYQLLVNKTLYEKTLASGFGSVHFLLDASEQQQYKEAILTYGVLLKEGNGQVTCRRTVKDKCEQFMFDVFKEKVEMPIDKAANILVRLGMAREISIDGRFSLQATPCQQAYEALQERWDGLLG, translated from the exons ATGTTATCTTGTCAAATTCTTTCCTCCTCATCATCAACGACTCATCGTTTATTAACAAGTCGTACTCTTTCTTCTTCCACTGCTTCTGCGCTCAAAGTTGCTAGTAGTTCTTTGAGATTGCCGGAACTATCCATCGATGAGCCGTTCAAATCTGagtacaaatcaaaacctaaCAAGAAAGATGTTATCGAATCCAATACAAAGAAGTTAAAGAAGGATGTGATGCCTAGTAATCAAGATGAAGACGAAGATGAgagaatttcaatttcaagaatTCAAGTTCCTAGACAGAAACACATCCGGATTTCCAAGGCTGAGCTATTGGATGCGATCGTATCAAAAATGTTACACTCTCAAGACGATAAAGATCAGTTTCTCTTAATCTCCTC GTGTTTGGACTCCATTCTTCATGCTGAACACAAAAGCATTTTAGAAGAAATGCGAACTGATTATTGCTACACGGACTCCTTGAACGATGAAGGATTATCAAGTTCAGAGACGGAACTTGTAATGGACGACAATGAATCTAAGTTGGATCAAGTTGTAGCTAATGTGGAGAATTCTGACTCACCAGACTCGGCTAGTGATACGATCAATGGAAATGGCGGCATGAATCGGTTTGGTGACGTTGAAGGACAGGAGTCTGAACTTGATAAGTTATTACCTTTTAGTTACGGTCTTGACTTATGGAATCTTTTGGGTTCTTCagtgaaaaatgtcaaaagtTATTCTGATAGGGAATCAAG ACTAGCTGTTGCCACTCGTTTCCAGCGTGCTTTCATGCAGCTTCTTCATAATGCTCAATTTGAAGAACTTTCTGCTGAAGATTTGAAGTTGACCTCTGctttaaactcagattatctCCTAAATCTGCCAATTTATGTAGACTGGAAAAGGGCATCTGAATCCAATGCAATAATATTCAG GCGAGGATATGCAACCGAGAGGCAGAAGGGTCTATTAATTGTTGCAAAACTGGATTACTTACAGTCCAGACTTCTGCAAAGGATCTTCTTTGTTATCTCAAAACCATTGGGGAAAGTTGGCAAATGGATAAGTGAG GCTCTTAGTAAAGCTTGTCAGACAGAAGAAGTACAGGAGGTAGTCAATAGAATGAAGCTTTGGCTTGAGGAACTGTCTCTTTTCCGTCAATCTTATTTTAGTAACGAACAAACTTCTGATAATCTGCTGGGAGCAGACCAGCTTTCAGACGGTGAGCTTCCTATTTGGTTGGCAGCACAGAGGGCAGTCAGCCGATATGAAGGATTTCTGTCGCCAGTTGGTCCCCGGGGAAGGCTCTTGAGAAAACTGCTTAAATGGATTGGACTAGCACCTTCTACCCCGGAAACTCCTTTCCAGCTTGAGACTGATAGTAATGCTTCTGAACCGTATTCAAG GCCAATTTCCTTATCAAGGATATCACTTAGTGATATATGGAGGCCTGCTACGGGGAAATACTGCGGAAAAGATATATGGAAAATGTTAAAAACTTCTGTATCCATTCTCCTCTCGCAATCAATCCTCCAG GAGCCAGCATTCcaagaattaattttgcttTATACGGATGACGTGgatgaaaaagaaactaaagaTAAAGATGAGGTTCCATCATTGCGGTTAAAGATTTATGAGAGAATTCCTATTCCAGATTTACCC gTTATATTTCCTCACAAGAAGCTATCTTTTCGTATCATAGACACG GTGCGGTTGGATGTTGCGTCAATTTTGGGGCTTTTGGCATACttcattaattacaaatttgaGAACATCTCATCTTCTCC GTCAGCAATATTTCTTGATGTCATTGCTATCAGTGCTCTCATAATATATGTAACCCGTGTGGCTTTGGGTTACAAGCAGACATGGGACAGATATCAG CTTCTGGTTAACAAGACACTTTATGAGAAAACCTTGGCAAGTGGCTTCGGTTCAGTTCACTTTCTTTTGGATGCCTCTGAACAGCAGCAA TACAAGGAAGCTATTTTGACATATGGAGTTCTGCTAAAAGAAGGGAATGGCCAG GTCACTTGTCGCCGAACTGTTAAAGACAAATGTGAGCAattcatgtttgatgttttTAAAGAAAAG GTTGAAATGCCTATTGACAAGGCAGCGAACATACTGGTGAGGTTGGGCATGGCGAGAGAAATATCAATTGATGGAAGATTTAGTTTGCAGGCAACTCCTTGCCAACAGGCATATGAAGCCCTACAAGAACGTTGGGATGGTTTGCTTGGTTAA
- the LOC102613034 gene encoding uncharacterized protein LOC102613034 — MGILKIGLRGVGGFCNQISDFNGKDMKMKKSTIHGIDYEDQFDDNELAEMGCELGMVEGQLCNIPYELYDLPNLREILSLETWNSFLTEEDRFSLSAYLPDMDQQTFWLTMKELLGGSDLYFGNPLDTFFNRLKAGFYPPKVTSLRECLQFMQRRKYYHLLRSYQDNMAEMFKEMSRLWNQCDRSISNQERVHMWRTRRKHKGNNLLDLNTIPEDGDFLCEETNSDAALHHFSKKINSLASKKSDNIFSSLSANRMKFITSNCNAKGPLKLKESLYGSVQNPYPKITASDILERSRTQPKGLLKVVPKVPFRLDNTKVVQRQPQLTSLASGKGLVDSKIPSLPAPVYFRDTVGLHEYPLLQQKVGDVDVHTTLEEPQCVMNQQERAIKTGRYSESSTSTKKTKREMNPSLDDVDDLGVQKLSRSNAGRASNVEYESLMDTTSEKRYRFGGKNYWQNLGLGSKGISESSLIQFPFRIQCYGGEWQIKPMQEQLVANHPRIPDMVSNNSNLVVGKHETYVASPSDQMKAHSDACVKISEKLTGKPSISEESKAELTLPLTYKRRKAQVKHNSIQFGKPITTGLDLNSATSK; from the coding sequence ATGGGCATCCTGAAGATTGGCTTGCGAGGAGTTGGTGGCTTTTGCAATCAAATTTCTGATTTCAATGGTAAAGACATGAAGATGAAAAAGAGCACAATCCACGGGATAGACTATGAAGATCAATTTGATGATAATGAGCTTGCAGAAATGGGCTGTGAGCTTGGCATGGTGGAAGGCCAGCTTTGCAATATACCGTATGAACTTTATGATCTGCCAAATTTGAGGGAAATATTATCTTTGGAGACATGGaattcatttttaacagaGGAAGATAGGTTCTCTCTCTCGGCTTACCTTCCTGATATGGACCAGCAGACTTTCTGGTTGACCATGAAGGAGCTCCTTGGTGGTAGTGACTTGTATTTTGGCAATCCCTTAGATACATTTTTCAACAGATTGAAAGCTGGATTCTATCCTCCAAAAGTGACTTCCCTCAGAGAATGTTTGCAATTTATGCAGAGAAGAaagtattatcatttattaagATCCTATCAAGACAATATGGCAGAGATGTTCAAAGAGATGAGCAGGCTATGGAACCAGTGTGATAGAAGTATTAGCAATCAAGAGAGAGTTCATATGTGGAGAACAAGGAGAAAACACAAGGGCAACAATTTGCTTGATCTGAATACAATCCCTGAGGATGGTGATTTCTTATGTGAGGAAACTAACTCAGATGCAGCTCTGCATCATttctcaaagaaaataaactcaCTGGCTAGTAAAAAATCAGAcaatatattttcttctctgtctGCCAATAGAATGAAATTTATAACTTCAAACTGCAATGCAAAGGGCCCTCTGAAGTTAAAGGAATCTTTGTACGGTTCAGTTCAAAACCCCTATCCGAAAATAACTGCCAGTGACATCTTGGAGAGATCCCGAACTCAACCAAAGGGTCTGCTGAAAGTAGTACCGAAGGTTCCTTTCCGGCTAGATAATACGAAAGTGGTACAGAGACAACCACAACTGACCTCACTGGCTAGTGGAAAAGGTTTAGTAGATTCTAAAATCCCTTCTTTGCCGGCACCTGTCTACTTCAGGGATACAGTTGGTCTACATGAATACCCTCTCCTACAGCAGAAAGTTGGTGATGTTGACGTGCATACAACTTTGGAGGAGCCTCAATGTGTGATGAATCAGCAGGAAAGAGCCATAAAAACCGGTAGATATTCAGAGAGTTCCACTTCGACAAAAAAGACGAAGAGGGAAATGAATCCGTCATTGGATGACGTTGATGATTTAGGAGTCCAGAAACTGTCTAGAAGCAATGCAGGAAGGGCTTCTAATGTTGAATACGAGTCATTAATGGATACCACAAGTGAAAAGAGATACCGGTTTGGAGGTAAAAATTATTGGCAGAACTTGGGTCTTGGAAGTAAAGGAATTTCTGAGAGTTCCTTAATACAATTTCCCTTCAGAATTCAGTGCTATGGAGGAGAGTGGCAGATAAAACCCATGCAAGAGCAGCTTGTTGCAAATCATCCAAGAATTCCGGATATGGTCTCGAACAATTCAAATCTAGTTGTtggtaaacatgaaacatatgtGGCATCTCCTTCAGATCAAATGAAGGCCCACAGTGATGCCTGTGTCAAAATCTCAGAGAAGCTTACTGGTAAACCCAGTATCTCAGAGGAGTCTAAAGCTGAGCTTACACTTCCTTTGACATACAAGAGAAGGAAGGCTCAAGTAAAGCACAACTCAATTCAGTTTGGCAAGCCAATAACAACAGGACTTGACTTGAACTCTGCAACCTCAAAGTAG